In Fervidobacterium nodosum Rt17-B1, one genomic interval encodes:
- a CDS encoding DUF2194 domain-containing protein, whose product MVKKIGKILKFTFLIALFVIFLDTLAYPKALLLYKNSEQGYGYNILLKYVAPELKTLSIAYDLMDVESEEFGTLDLRSYELIVTCYYSPTMPNAKTYLKRLYDFLLNGGKIFIINNIGATIDSSGSNHPGLAEINSIYNLIGISYTFGWKKTKPSEISIDKYYLLNENPVYLTKDRDVEPYYSISPYTKPIVTVKTSDGNSFDMGFVGSIGAIISYNYLFDDNGKVSLDIGKILISLLYGDSKVFKVLVIGKDNIALSNALGYALVRYDWKENIPSVLSIYDLIILFDGTVPITDQKLINYTFSGGTVVVISKGDKKTKVANLKITSDIFPIPSEFNIEFNREINYIEPIPSSIPLVSSSDNITVAWKILMGTGQVIYYPSDLLTKNLIGLFMQVVYSQLPFSIQPIINSFSIYLDDFPLPAYNRKIDDITREFGDITDNEFYYNVWWPTMKKLSDELNLRYTAIFVANYNASVKWPFSFQEYVNTPEQRIALKELLNSSIEIGIHGYNHIPLTKDRWNEEELMDVLVTLKIFLKNTLGEEYIPYTYVAPDNIIDDFGVSKLLEIFPTVKAIGTTYKNPSWERNYDFSVIKQGTVIIPRTTAGYYPVSNLVTNSVMGLMMLGTYQYFLHPDDLFSKDRNPGNKTWAEMSESLREFLDIMKKYYPYLRNHFSSESAEVIYDFFTQRPFIKKDENKVIVDISMGHHLPRYYYLRSKEPFKLTGGRIIFYSSNLYVVEQFENRMEIIFLK is encoded by the coding sequence TTTTAGACACATTAGCATATCCAAAAGCTTTGCTTCTTTATAAAAATTCTGAGCAAGGATATGGCTATAACATACTTTTAAAGTATGTCGCACCTGAGTTAAAAACACTTTCTATAGCTTACGACTTAATGGACGTAGAAAGCGAAGAGTTTGGAACGTTAGATTTAAGAAGCTACGAACTTATTGTGACTTGTTATTACAGTCCCACTATGCCCAACGCAAAGACTTACTTAAAAAGACTTTATGATTTTTTGCTAAATGGTGGGAAAATATTTATCATAAACAACATAGGTGCTACAATCGATTCTTCTGGTTCGAATCACCCGGGACTTGCCGAAATAAATTCTATATATAACTTAATTGGTATTTCCTATACTTTTGGTTGGAAAAAGACAAAACCTTCAGAAATTAGCATAGATAAGTATTATCTCTTAAATGAAAATCCTGTTTATTTAACAAAAGATCGGGACGTTGAGCCTTACTATTCAATAAGTCCTTATACAAAACCGATTGTGACTGTCAAAACTTCCGATGGAAACTCTTTCGATATGGGATTTGTTGGTTCAATTGGTGCGATAATAAGTTATAACTACTTATTTGACGATAATGGTAAGGTATCATTAGATATTGGCAAAATCCTTATATCTTTACTTTACGGCGATTCCAAAGTTTTTAAAGTACTTGTAATCGGTAAGGACAATATTGCATTATCAAATGCACTCGGTTATGCACTTGTCAGGTATGATTGGAAAGAGAATATTCCATCCGTTCTTTCCATATACGATTTAATAATTTTGTTTGATGGAACAGTACCGATAACCGACCAAAAGCTTATAAATTACACATTTTCTGGTGGAACAGTGGTAGTTATTTCTAAGGGTGATAAAAAGACAAAAGTAGCTAATTTGAAAATTACCAGCGACATATTCCCTATCCCATCTGAATTCAATATAGAGTTTAATAGAGAAATAAATTATATAGAGCCTATTCCATCATCTATACCTTTGGTGAGTTCTTCAGATAACATAACGGTTGCTTGGAAAATTCTCATGGGTACTGGGCAAGTCATATACTATCCATCTGACTTACTTACGAAAAACCTAATTGGTTTGTTTATGCAAGTTGTATACTCCCAACTTCCGTTTTCTATCCAACCTATAATTAACAGCTTTTCTATCTACTTAGACGATTTTCCATTGCCAGCTTATAATAGAAAGATAGATGACATAACAAGAGAGTTTGGTGACATAACTGACAATGAATTTTATTACAATGTTTGGTGGCCAACTATGAAGAAACTTTCTGATGAATTAAATCTAAGGTACACAGCAATATTTGTGGCGAATTACAATGCTTCTGTAAAATGGCCATTCAGCTTCCAAGAATACGTGAACACTCCAGAACAAAGGATTGCGCTCAAAGAATTGTTAAATAGTTCTATCGAGATAGGAATACATGGATACAACCACATACCACTTACAAAAGATAGATGGAACGAAGAGGAGCTTATGGATGTATTGGTAACTTTAAAAATATTTCTAAAAAACACACTTGGTGAGGAATACATACCCTACACTTACGTAGCTCCAGATAACATAATAGATGATTTTGGGGTAAGTAAACTATTAGAAATTTTCCCGACGGTTAAAGCTATTGGAACTACTTACAAAAATCCGAGTTGGGAAAGAAATTATGATTTTTCGGTAATAAAACAAGGGACTGTAATTATACCGCGCACTACAGCTGGATATTATCCTGTTAGCAATCTTGTGACAAATTCTGTTATGGGACTAATGATGTTAGGAACTTATCAATATTTTCTCCATCCGGACGATCTATTTTCAAAAGACAGAAATCCAGGAAACAAAACCTGGGCAGAGATGTCGGAAAGTTTGAGAGAATTCTTGGATATCATGAAAAAATACTATCCATATCTAAGAAATCATTTCTCGTCTGAGAGTGCAGAAGTTATATACGACTTTTTCACACAAAGGCCCTTTATCAAGAAAGATGAAAATAAAGTTATCGTCGATATTTCGATGGGCCATCATTTACCAAGGTATTACTATTTGAGATCGAAAGAACCATTCAAACTCACGGGTGGAAGAATAATCTTCTATTCCAGTAATTTGTACGTTGTGGAGCAATTTGAAAATAGGATGGAAATTATATTTTTGAAATGA